In a single window of the Penaeus chinensis breed Huanghai No. 1 chromosome 4, ASM1920278v2, whole genome shotgun sequence genome:
- the LOC125025203 gene encoding SH3 domain-containing protein C23A1.17-like, whose product MQLQLQLVLLMELVLLMQLLQQLHQQNRHQQKYHQQKFHQQQFHQQKIHQQQFISSSSINRRSISSSSINRRSISRSTITRRSISTSSISSSSISRRSVSSSFISSSRSRSSICSSSISSSSISSSSNSSSSISRGSISSSSISSRSISSSSISRRSISSSSISSSSINRSSISSSSINRRSISRSTISRRSISSSSISSSSISRRSISSSSISSNSISRRSIISSSTSSSSISRRSISSSSISRRSISSVPSAADPSAEIPSAEDPSAVVPSVEVPSAAVPSAEIPSVGRAVPPAKDSSAEVPSAEIPSAEDPSAEDPLAVVPAAADPSAEVPSAAVPSVEVPSAEIPSAAFPPAAVPSAKDSSAEVPSAEIPSAEDPSAEDPSAVVPSAAVPSAAVPSAEDPSAAVPSAVVPSEEVPSAEIPSVAFPSAAVPSAVVPSEEVPSAEIPSVAFPSASVPSA is encoded by the exons ATGCAACTGCaactgcagttggttctgctgatggagttggttctgctgatgcaACTGCTGCAGCAGTTGCATCAGCAGAACCGCCATCAGCAGAAGTACCATCAGCAGAAGTTCCATCAGCAGCAGTTCCATCAACAGAAGATCCATCAGCAGCAGTTCATCAGCAGCAGTTCCATCAACAGAAGATCCATCAGCAGCAGTTCCATCAACAGAAGATCCATCAGCAGAAGTACCATCACCAGAAGATCCATCAGCACCAGTTCTATTAGCagcagttccatcagcagaaGATCCGTCAGCAGCAGTTTCATCAGCAGTTCTAGAAGCAGAAGTTCTATCTGCAGTAGTTCCATCAGCAGCAGTTCCATCAGCAGCAGTTCCAACAGCAGCAGTTCCATCAGCAGAGGATCCATCAGCAGTAGTTCCATCAGCAGCAGATCCATCAGCagcagttccatcagcagaaGATCCATCAGCAGCAGTTCCATCAGCAGCAGTTCCATCAACAGAAGTTCCATCAGCAGCAGTTCCATCAACAGAAGATCCATCAGCAGAAGTACCATCAGCAGAAGATCCATCAGCAGCAGTTCCATCAGCAGCAGTTCTATCAGCAGAAGATCCATCAGCAGCAGTTCCATCAGCAGCAATTCTATCAGCAGAAGATCCATCATCAGCAGTTCCACCAGCAGCAGTTCTATCAGCAGAAGATCCATCAGCagcagttccatcagcagaaGATCAATCAGCT CAGTTCCATCAGCAGCAGATCCATCAGCTGAAATTCCATCAGCAGAGGATCCATCAGCAGTAGTTCCATCAGTAGAAGTTCCATCAGCAGCGGTTCCATCAGCAGAAATTCCATCAgtaggaagag CAGTACCACCAGCAAAAGATTCATCAGCAGAAGTTCCATCAGCTGAAATTCCATCAGCAGAAGATCCATCAGCAGAGGATCCATTAGCAGTAGTTCCAGCAGCAGCAGATCCATCAGCAGAAGTTCCATCAGCAGCAGTTCCATCAGTAGAAGTTCCATCAGCAGAAATTCCATCAGCAGCTTTTCCACCAGCAGCAGTTCCATCAGCAAAAGATTCATCAGCAGAAGTTCCATCAGCTGAAATTCCATCAGCAGAAGATCCATCAGCAGAGGATCCATCAGCAGTAGTTCCATCAGCAGCAGTTCCATCAGCagcagttccatcagcagaaGATCCATCAGCAGCAGTTCCATCAGCAGTAGTTCCATCAGAAGAAGTTCCATCAGCAGAAATTCCATCAGTAGCTTTTCCATCAGCAGCAGTTCCATCAGCAGTAGTTCCATCAGAAGAAGTTCCATCAGCAGAAATTCCATCAGTAGCTTTTCCATCAGCATCAGTTCCATCAGCATGA